The following are encoded in a window of Geotrypetes seraphini chromosome 5, aGeoSer1.1, whole genome shotgun sequence genomic DNA:
- the LOC117360329 gene encoding olfactory receptor 5V1-like codes for MGEVEKTNHSGVTEFIILGFSEFPEMQLLLFLVFLIIYLLSVMGNLLIISTVCADPHLHSPMFFFLINLSFLEICYVTVTVPKLLAVLIAENKTISFIQCMTQMHLFLFYTSTEFYLLTAMAYDRYVAICNPLRYTIIMNRNICTILAIVSWIIGFLDPFPQVTVISQSSFCRSNEINHFFCDMTALMTLSCSETSVIETINYIEGSLFGFTPFTLTIISYVYIISAILKLGSAKERQKAFSTCSSHLTVVLLFYGTTFGVYVKPQSVYSMGLNKQLTVVYITAIPLLNPLIYSLRNKELKGSLWKAKNRKLFFFRN; via the coding sequence ATGGGAGAAGTGGAAAAGACAAATCACTCTggggtgacagaattcatcattcTAGGATTCTCTGAATTTCCTGAGATGCAGCTCCTCCTTTTTCTTGTGTTTTTGATTATTTATCTGCTGTCTGTGATGGGAAATCTTCTCATTATTTCCACTGTGTGTGCTGACCCTCATTTGCATAGCCCCATGTTCTtcttcctcatcaacttgtcTTTCTTAGAAATCTGTTATGTGACTGTAACAGTGCCTAAATTGTTAGCAGTGCTTATAGCAGAGAATAAGACCATCTCTTTTATACAGTGCATGACTCAGATGCACCTGTTTCTGTTCTACACAAGTACTGAGTTCTACCTTCTCACTGCCATGGCCTACGATCGCTATGTTGCCATCTGCAATCCGTTACGTTACACTATCATTATGAACAGGAATATTTGCACAATCCTAGCCATTGTTTCCTGGATTATTGGCTTTCTAGATCCATTCCCTCAAGTTACTGTAATATCACAATCATCTTTCTGTAGATCAAATGAAATCAACCATTTCTTCTGTGATATGACGGCATTGATGACTCTGTCATGTTCAGAAACCTCTGTCATTGAAACTATAAATTATATTGAAGGTTCACTATTTGGTTTTACTCCTTTCACATTAACAATTATATCATATGTGTACATTATTTCTGCAATCTTAAAACTTGGTTCTGCTAAGGAGAGGCAAAAAGCCTTTTCAACTTGTTCTTCTCACCTCACAGTCGTTCTATTATTTTATGGGACTACTTTTGGTGTGTATGTGAAACCTCAATCTGTTTACTCCATGGGTCTTAACAAACAGCTTACTGTAGTGTATATAACTGCAATTCCACTGCTCAACCCCTTGATTTACAGCCTGAGaaataaggaactgaaaggaagtttatggaaagcaaagaacagaaaaCTATTTTTCTTCCGGAATTAA